AGTTCATTTCAGGTGTGACAATCGCCATACCGATCAGCCCGAGTTCAAAATAACTGTCGAACTGTTTCTCATTCACCGGTTATACCGCTTTCTTTTAAGTTGCGTTGGTCTTTTAAGATTATCCTGTCCAACAATATATTATACGCCTTCTGTGATTTGTGCAAGTATGCATATCAAGGAAGCATATGGATTAGTTCGGATCTTACGGTCTGACTTTTTTCCAGTACTTACGAACAGGTCTTACTCCCGGTTCCTTGAATTGTGACCATTCAAACCCCTTTCCGATAAGGAAGTCATGTTTGTCATTATCACTGTCGGTATTACCCGGACATAGTATTACTGTGCCGCATGGTTTTGTTACTCGCATCATTTCCCGGAGTTCTTCATCCGGATGTTCACCGAATACGAAACCTCCAATTGTTATATCCGCGAAATCATCCGCAAACGGTATATCCTGAATAAGACCATCAACTACGAATACGTTATTCAATCCCAGTTCCATGGTTCTCTTTTTCAGATATATACGCAGGTTAGCAACAGGTTCGACCGCGTATACAGCCTTTGCTTTCGAAGCGGCAATCAACGCTAGTTTTCCAGTACCACTGCCGATATCGATCACCCTTTTGCCGGAAAAATCAATCAGGGATGTCAGTTCATCAGGGTTCCACTTCAGAAATGGTTGAGAATCGTAAACATCCGGGGACACGACGTATACAACAAGATCATTAACGGTTTTCAGAATCTCCATTTCAGCCTGACGGATTTCAGGATTCGATGGTTGATTTCCATCCTCTCTACTCGTTACCTTATCCAGCCATTCGTTCAATTCAGGACATTTATGTCGCAAGTACCATTCCACGTGCGGGTTTGCTCTCAATGCGACTGCAAATTCCTTTTCCGGTATCCATCCGGGAAACCAGCTGAGCTGAACCCTCTCAAACAGCAAAATAGTATTAAAGGAAAGTGACGATACATTCATCCAGTCGGCCGGCATTTTCTTTTTTCCTCCAGTTGATGTGATT
This portion of the Candidatus Aegiribacteria sp. genome encodes:
- a CDS encoding methyltransferase domain-containing protein, with translation MPADWMNVSSLSFNTILLFERVQLSWFPGWIPEKEFAVALRANPHVEWYLRHKCPELNEWLDKVTSREDGNQPSNPEIRQAEMEILKTVNDLVVYVVSPDVYDSQPFLKWNPDELTSLIDFSGKRVIDIGSGTGKLALIAASKAKAVYAVEPVANLRIYLKKRTMELGLNNVFVVDGLIQDIPFADDFADITIGGFVFGEHPDEELREMMRVTKPCGTVILCPGNTDSDNDKHDFLIGKGFEWSQFKEPGVRPVRKYWKKVRP